One part of the Mesomycoplasma conjunctivae genome encodes these proteins:
- the pth gene encoding aminoacyl-tRNA hydrolase, which translates to MKLIVGLGNPGKQYEKTKHNVGFWAIDALAEKIGAKFKQHLPKTHYSIAEDYEIILLKPQTFMNLSGEAIVEFRAFCKSKGIKISDMLVIYDDMDLQIGQAIMRAQGGANGQKGMQNIIDLLATKEIKRIKIGIGRSQHAADYVLSPFNLEDQHKIEQVIQKVVEICLFYSTNNFSSTIQVFNVEKNKI; encoded by the coding sequence ATGAAATTAATAGTAGGATTGGGTAATCCTGGTAAACAATATGAAAAAACCAAGCATAATGTTGGTTTTTGAGCAATTGATGCATTAGCCGAAAAAATAGGGGCTAAATTTAAACAACATTTGCCAAAAACACATTATTCTATTGCTGAAGATTATGAAATTATTCTTTTAAAACCACAAACTTTTATGAATCTTTCAGGAGAAGCAATTGTTGAGTTTCGAGCATTTTGCAAATCTAAAGGAATTAAAATTAGTGATATGCTAGTAATTTATGATGATATGGATTTGCAAATAGGACAAGCAATAATGCGAGCTCAAGGAGGAGCAAATGGACAAAAAGGAATGCAAAATATCATTGATCTTTTAGCTACTAAAGAAATTAAAAGGATTAAAATTGGTATTGGAAGATCACAACATGCAGCTGATTATGTGCTTAGCCCTTTTAATTTAGAAGATCAACACAAAATAGAACAAGTTATTCAAAAAGTTGTTGAAATTTGTTTGTTTTATTCAACTAACAACTTTTCTAGTACTATCCAGGTTTTTAATGTTGAAAAAAACAAAATATAG
- the ftsH gene encoding ATP-dependent zinc metalloprotease FtsH: protein MKQRMKKPSLGTFILILILIGILAYVLWQFLSPKLGYKSLSDLEQRIITNAKSATDDNFFWAFGFDISDFRIKVVEQVGNRIESYQVVADPTIIRLYQAGTGGVISENILSQLGSSAPKVNSWREIIQLATKASLTSEIIENAINQKINNALSLVGAGQSVSKNTIVNANLPVIFNFDRPRGNFLSSFIVPYIPFLLISLFGFWLFFRLSQNSQAGGGLFNPGKNQAIRIKSNKKFTDVAGNAEVKEEIAEFVDYLKNPKKYAAAGAKIPKGILLGGPPGTGKTLLAKATAGEANVPFFFISASNFVELYVGVGAKRVRELFKEARAESPAIIFIDELDAIGRSRGSGIGGGHDEREQTLNQLLVEMDGMVENSGILLIGATNRTDVLDPALLRPGRFDRSIIVGLPDIKEREEILKLHAKGKRISQNITLANIAKRTPGFSGAQLENVINEATLLSVREKTQVITGKQIDEAIDRVISGPAKKNRVITEDERTMVAYHEAGHAVVGIKLRSGVKVQKITIVPRGNTGGYNLMLPEHEKYNSTKSELLASIAAFMGGRAAEEIIYGKNEISTGAANDIEKATKIARRMVTEFGMSNLGPIQYEQDNSSPFLGRDYFKNASFSSQVGHEIDIEIREIISSSYKLAIATIQEHRLLLELIKDTLLEKETIVFEEIQQLEQTLKPLPKSTEIEEKQKVNTKDILEELMGSDFANNQEKSYENEDQNQNSLEAINYNIDDQDDDKNDSESKIDSSKEQ from the coding sequence ATGAAACAAAGAATGAAAAAACCCTCTCTTGGGACCTTTATTTTGATTTTAATTCTCATTGGTATTTTAGCGTATGTTCTTTGGCAATTTTTATCACCAAAATTAGGTTATAAATCATTGTCTGATTTAGAACAAAGAATTATTACCAATGCTAAAAGCGCAACTGATGATAACTTTTTTTGAGCTTTCGGTTTTGATATAAGTGACTTTAGAATTAAAGTTGTTGAGCAAGTTGGAAATAGAATTGAAAGCTATCAAGTTGTAGCAGATCCAACTATTATTCGTCTTTATCAAGCAGGGACAGGTGGTGTTATTAGTGAAAATATTTTATCACAACTGGGCTCTAGCGCTCCTAAAGTTAATAGTTGAAGAGAAATTATTCAATTAGCAACTAAGGCCTCTTTAACTTCTGAAATTATTGAAAATGCTATTAATCAAAAAATTAATAACGCACTTTCCTTAGTCGGCGCTGGTCAAAGTGTAAGTAAAAACACTATTGTAAACGCTAACCTACCAGTTATTTTTAACTTTGATCGTCCAAGAGGTAATTTCTTAAGTAGTTTTATAGTACCTTATATTCCCTTCTTGTTAATCAGTTTGTTTGGATTTTGATTATTTTTTAGACTTAGTCAAAATTCACAAGCTGGAGGTGGGTTATTTAACCCTGGAAAAAACCAAGCAATTCGTATAAAATCAAATAAAAAATTCACCGATGTTGCTGGAAATGCTGAAGTAAAAGAAGAAATTGCAGAATTTGTTGACTATTTAAAAAATCCAAAAAAATATGCAGCTGCTGGTGCAAAAATTCCAAAAGGAATTTTACTAGGTGGTCCTCCAGGAACTGGAAAAACCTTGCTAGCTAAGGCGACTGCTGGTGAAGCAAATGTACCATTTTTCTTTATTTCAGCTTCAAACTTTGTTGAATTATATGTCGGAGTTGGAGCAAAAAGAGTGCGTGAATTATTTAAAGAAGCACGTGCTGAATCTCCAGCAATTATTTTCATTGATGAGTTAGATGCAATAGGTCGCTCACGTGGATCAGGAATTGGCGGTGGGCACGATGAGCGTGAACAAACCTTAAACCAATTACTAGTGGAAATGGATGGAATGGTTGAAAATTCAGGAATTTTACTCATTGGAGCTACCAACAGAACTGATGTTTTAGATCCAGCGCTACTTCGTCCAGGACGTTTTGATCGCTCAATTATTGTGGGATTACCAGATATTAAAGAAAGAGAAGAAATTTTAAAACTTCATGCTAAAGGAAAACGTATTTCTCAAAATATTACTTTGGCAAATATCGCAAAAAGAACACCAGGATTCTCTGGCGCACAATTAGAAAATGTTATCAATGAGGCAACACTTTTATCTGTTCGTGAAAAAACACAAGTAATAACTGGTAAACAAATTGATGAAGCCATCGACCGTGTAATAAGTGGTCCAGCTAAGAAAAATAGAGTTATCACTGAGGATGAGCGTACCATGGTTGCATATCATGAAGCAGGACATGCTGTTGTTGGAATTAAGCTACGTTCTGGGGTAAAAGTACAAAAAATCACTATTGTTCCTCGTGGAAACACTGGTGGATACAATTTAATGCTACCCGAACATGAAAAATATAATTCTACTAAATCTGAATTGTTAGCTTCAATTGCCGCTTTTATGGGTGGAAGAGCAGCAGAGGAAATTATTTATGGTAAAAACGAAATTTCAACTGGCGCAGCAAATGATATTGAAAAAGCTACTAAGATAGCTCGTCGTATGGTTACAGAATTTGGAATGTCTAACTTAGGACCAATTCAATATGAGCAAGACAATTCATCACCATTTTTAGGTCGTGATTATTTTAAAAATGCTTCTTTTTCATCACAAGTTGGGCATGAAATTGATATTGAAATTCGTGAAATTATTTCATCTTCATATAAATTAGCAATTGCTACTATTCAAGAACATAGATTATTACTTGAGTTAATTAAAGATACTTTATTAGAAAAAGAAACTATTGTCTTTGAAGAAATTCAACAACTTGAGCAAACATTGAAACCATTGCCAAAATCTACTGAAATTGAAGAAAAACAAAAAGTGAATACTAAAGATATTTTAGAAGAATTAATGGGTAGTGATTTTGCAAATAATCAAGAAAAAAGCTATGAAAATGAAGACCAAAATCAAAATTCACTAGAAGCAATAAATTATAATATTGATGATCAAGATGATGATAAAAATGACAGTGAATCTAAAATTGATAGTTCTAAAGAACAATAA
- the ruvX gene encoding Holliday junction resolvase RuvX, translated as MDVKKRILALDLGTKTCGFAITDPLAIIAQSLENFTYKNGDLNQIVLKIRDLQKQYEIGKIVLGYPLYMNGNKAPHTLLVEKMSSILKQNFQIPVVLQDERLSTSQAHDILILANVSRKKRKKVIDKLAAQIILERYLSEN; from the coding sequence ATGGATGTAAAAAAGCGAATTTTAGCACTAGATTTAGGTACTAAAACATGTGGCTTTGCTATAACAGATCCTTTGGCAATTATTGCCCAATCTCTTGAAAATTTTACTTATAAAAATGGTGATTTAAATCAAATTGTCTTGAAAATTCGAGATCTGCAAAAGCAATATGAAATCGGAAAAATTGTTTTAGGATATCCACTTTACATGAATGGCAATAAAGCACCACATACGTTATTAGTTGAGAAAATGTCTTCAATTTTAAAGCAAAATTTTCAAATACCAGTTGTTTTACAAGATGAGCGATTATCAACAAGTCAAGCACATGATATTCTCATTTTAGCAAATGTGAGCCGCAAAAAAAGGAAAAAAGTGATTGATAAATTAGCAGCACAAATTATTTTAGAGCGTTATTTAAGTGAAAATTAA
- the tilS gene encoding tRNA lysidine(34) synthetase TilS, translating into MLKKTKYRFLLAISGGADSMYLLDRFKKFDIIVAHVNYNLRKQSILEQDLVEKYCQKNNITYQILELKNIEYKSNFQSEARNLRYKFFSQVYQKYHCDYLVIAHHSDDFLETILMQKLKNKIVNFWGIKAKINNFGMQIWRPLIYKVDKNKIIKYNKKNNIAYFDDQSNFKPIYKRNQIRMDIQKWSWIYKKMFILKYILYNFVLKIKWFFIKKEIAKWKQSDYSTYLFSKLKYQTNIIYYIIHNNFEEINLTKGKINAIITFINSKNSNGSYLLKENVYLIKKKHKIILKSSKI; encoded by the coding sequence ATGTTGAAAAAAACAAAATATAGATTTTTATTAGCCATCAGCGGCGGTGCTGATTCAATGTATTTGCTAGATCGCTTTAAAAAATTTGATATAATTGTTGCCCATGTTAACTATAATTTGCGCAAGCAATCAATATTAGAGCAAGATCTAGTTGAGAAATATTGTCAAAAAAATAATATAACTTATCAAATTTTAGAGTTAAAAAATATAGAATATAAAAGTAATTTCCAATCAGAAGCGCGTAATCTTAGATACAAATTTTTTTCTCAAGTTTATCAAAAATACCATTGTGACTATTTGGTTATCGCTCATCATAGTGATGATTTTTTAGAAACTATTTTAATGCAAAAACTTAAAAATAAAATTGTTAATTTTTGAGGTATTAAAGCCAAAATTAATAATTTTGGTATGCAAATTTGAAGACCTTTGATTTATAAAGTGGATAAAAATAAAATTATCAAATATAATAAAAAAAATAATATTGCCTACTTTGATGATCAAAGTAATTTCAAACCTATTTACAAAAGAAATCAAATTCGAATGGATATACAAAAGTGATCCTGAATCTATAAAAAGATGTTTATTTTAAAATACATTTTGTATAATTTTGTTCTCAAAATCAAATGATTTTTTATTAAAAAAGAAATAGCAAAATGAAAACAATCTGACTATAGTACCTACTTATTTTCAAAGCTAAAATACCAAACAAATATTATATATTATATAATTCATAACAATTTTGAAGAAATTAACTTAACAAAGGGTAAAATTAATGCCATAATTACCTTTATAAATTCAAAAAATTCTAATGGTAGTTATCTTTTAAAAGAAAATGTTTATTTAATTAAAAAAAAACATAAAATAATACTAAAATCTAGTAAAATTTAA